The DNA window GTAGCGCCCGATCTGGATGATCCGGAAGACATTAAAGCGTTCTTTGCGGTTATCCAGGGTTTGAACTCTGATGGCAAGTTGCTGGCCTACCACGACCGGTCCGATGGAGGCCTGTTCGTTACGTTGGCAGAAATGAGCTTTGCCGGACGCGCTGGTGTAAGCGTCAAGCTGGATGGTTTGGCGGAAGATCGCTCCCAATTCGCCCGGGAGTTGTTTAATGAGGAGCTGGGTGCGGTGGTTCAGGTTCGCCGTGAAGACACGGAGTTTGTGCTTCAGCAATTCTCTGGCGCCGGACTTGGTGACCACACTGGTGTAATCGGCACGCTGAATGAGTCCGATCACGTTGAGCTGACCTTTGCCGGTGAAAGCGTCATTGATGAAGCGCGTGCAGATTTGCAGCGTTTGTGGGCCGAGACCAGCTATCAGATTCAATCGTTGCGCGACAACGCGGATTGCGCCAAGGAAGAATTTGAGAATCTACTCGACACAGATGATCCGGGTCTGAACGTTGATCTGACATTTGATATTAATGAAGACATAGCTGCGCCGTTTATCAATTCGGGAGCTCGCCCAAAAGTAGCTGTTCTACGGGAGCAAGGCGTTAACGGTCAGATCGAGATGGCTGCTGCATTTGACCGCGCGGGCTTTGAAGCGGTTGACGTGCACATGAGTGACCTGTTGTCGGGGCGAATTTCACTCGAAAGCTTCCAGAGCTTGGTTGCGTGTGGTGGGTTCTCCTACGGCGACGTGTTGGGTGCTGGTGAAGGCTGGGCTAAATCTATTCTGTTTAATGACCGTGTTCGCGATCAGTTTGCCAGCTTCTTCAATCGCGAAGATACCCTGGCGCTGGGTGTGTGTAATGGTTGTCAGATGTTGTCTAATCTGCACGAGCTCATTCCGGGTAGTGAAGGCTGGCCTCGCTTCGTGCGGAATCAGTCTGAGCAGTTCGAGGCACGCTTGGTAATGGCAGAGGTGGCACCCTCTCCATCTGCGTTCCTGGATGGCATGGCAGGATCACGTATGCCGATTGCTGTCGCTCACGGTGAAGGCCGCATTGAGTTTGCTGATGGGAATACTGCCGATGCTCTCGTTGAGAATAAGTTGGCAGCCCTGCGCTATGTCGATAATCGTGGTGAAGTTACAAACCGCTACCCCCACAACCCGAATGGGTCTGAAGGCGGTATTACGGGCGTTACAAACCGTGATGGACGCGTGACGATTATGATGCCGCACCCTGAACGTGTATTCCGTGCGGTACAACATTCGTGGCGGCCAGATGGCTGGCAGGAAGATGGTCCGTGGATTCGCATGTTCCGAAATGCGAGGCGCTGGCTGGGTTGATATAGACAGGCTCCGGTCAACGCAAAGTCGGCCGGGTAGTACCGTTCCCTAGTAGGAGGTGCTGCCCGGCCGGCTTTTTTTGTGGTGTAAGTATTTGTTCGTACAATAAATGTACTATTTTTTTAAATAATTTTTCAAAAAATGGTGGTCAAGGACTTGACCCAGGTTTTTTATGCACATTTTTTAGATTGGGTTGGTGGAACTATGAACAAACAAGCGGATATACGTTCACTTTTTGAGCTTGAAGTGTAACTAGTTGAAATATATAAAGTTTGTTGAATGGGCGAATTTCTCGTCAATTTAAGGTGAAGCCAGTATTCATAGGGGTTTAGAGTAGATTCCCTAATACTTTGCACAGAGTTATCCACAGAAATTGTGGGTAAGTCTAGAAAGTCTCGATTTGAACAAAACTTGTACGATTTGAGGTGGCCGATGTTTAAGCTTTGTTACTTTGTACCGGAGAGTCATTTGGAAGCTACCAAGCAGGCAGTCTTTAATGCTGGGGCGGGTAAAATCGGCGATTACGATCAGTGTGCATGGCAGTGTAAGGGGCAGGGCCAGTTTTGTCCGTTGGAGGGAAGTGATCCCTTTCTGGGGCAGAAGGGCGAATTGGAAGTGGTGACCGAGTTTAAGGTCGAACTGGTTTGTGCGGAGGAGAAGATACAGGGGGGCATCGAAGCGTTAAAACAGGCCCACCCGTATGAAGAGCCGGCTTATGAGGTGCTCCGGCTGGAACTGTTCTGATTTACACGTTTGGTGCTTGGGGGCCGGATGTCGGTTACGTGCAGGCCATAGTTGCCGGAAGACATCTCCGAAAGGAAAAGCTCCAATGTCCGTTTTACCGTCGGGAATGAGATTTCGTCCCAAGGAATTTCGTTAGCGGCGAAGAGGCGGGTTTCTAACGACTCCTCGCCCGCCCCAAAGGTTCCGTCCAAAAGTGTTGCGCGGTAGAACATGTGAACCTGGTTGATATGGGGTACATCAATGATGGAGTACAAACCGTCGATGGTTACGTTAGCCAGGGCTTCTTCTAGGGTTTCACGAGCAGCTGCTTCGATGGTTGTCTCTGCGTTCTCCATAAATCCCGCGGGTAGCGTCCAGTAACCATAACGAGGTTCAATCGCTCGTCGGCACAGCAAAATCTTTCCGTCCCATACTGGTACGGTACCCGCAATAATTCTAGGGTTCTGGTAATGGATGGTCTCGCAGCTGACGCACACATATCGGTAGCGGTTGTCGCCCGCGGGAATCTTTTGTTCAACCTGTTGGCCGCATGTGCTGCAATACTTCATCATTTTCCCCGTATACTGAGAGTTCAACAGTAGCCAGTTTAACCATCGCGGCTGCTTATGTCTCATTCAATGATGTTATCTGGTTGGAGTGCAGAGTGCAGGAACTGTTGCAGGAAAAACTGCTGAATTATGCGCCTAGGCAATTAACTCTGGATTATCCCGAGGCGGGAATACTGGTGCCGATTACCGATAACGTCAGCCATCCCGAGATGGTATTTACTCTGCGATCGGCAAATCTCAAAACCCATCGAGGGCAAGTGGCCTATCCGGGGGGGAAGCGTGATCCGGAGGATTCGTCACTCGTTGCCACCGCCCTTAGAGAAACGCATGAAGAGATCGGTTTGCCGCCAGATCGGGTTAACGTGATTGCGCCGCTGAGTCAGGTGGTTTCCCTGCACCGGATTCTTGTCACGCCTTATGTTGGTGTTGTGCCGGAAGAGCATTCTTATGAGCCTAATCCTGATGAAATAGAAAGTATTTTTCGAGTGCCTATTGAGTTTTTTCTGGAAGACAAGCGGGAGCGTACCGATGCTCTGGGATTTCAGAACAGCACGTTGTATGTGCCCTGTTATAAGTGGGAGCGTTTCCAGATCTGGGGTCTGTCTGCCATCGTGTTAGTTGATTTTTTGAATACCGTTTACGATGCAGGGATCGATATTCTTGAACCGCCACGTTGAACCCGATGGAGGAAGTGATGTTTTACAGTCTTGATGACCGCACACCGGAGTATTGTGGGGGCGGGCAGTATGTAGCAGACAACGCTACTGTAATCGGCAGTGTTAAGCTGATGGAAAAATCCAGTGTTTGGTTCAACGTGGTGATACGGGGAGACAATGAACTGATCACCATTGGCCCCGAGTCCAATGTACAAGATGGTTCAGTCTTGCATACTGATCCAGGCATACCGCTTACACTGGGTCGTGGTGTGACTGTGGGTCATAAGGCGATGCTTCATGGTTGTGAAATCGGTGATTACTCGCTTGTCGGCATTAATGCGGTTGTTTTGAATGGCGCCAAAATTGGCAAGCATTGTTTGATTGGCGCAAACACCCTGATACCGGAGGGAATGGAAATTCCGGATGGTTCGATGGTAGTCGGTTCCCCCGGGAAGATTCGTCGGGAGCTGACTGACAACCAGAAAAAGATGTTGGAGATGAGCGCTCTTCATTACGTTCATAATGCGCAGCGCTATCTCGCCAAGTTGAAAGAGGTTGATCTGCAGTCATGAAGGTTCGAGATAAAGTGCGCTCGCCTTGCGTGTCAGTTTGTGCGTTAAACGATGATGATGTTTGCATTGGCTGTCAGCGAACTGGCGATGAGATTCTACGTTGGACCTCAATGACGGATGATGAGCGGCGTCAAGTGCTCAAGAATGTTGCAGAGCGTGAAGAAAAATTTCAAATCTAAATGACAGGAAGTACACGGGATGACTGTAACCGATGATGTCGTGCGTATCGGCACCCCTCTGACACCGAATGCCACTAGGGTTTTGTTTTGTGGCTCTGGAGAGTTGGGTAAAGAGGTTGTTATTGAGCTTCAACGCTTCGGCGTGGAGGTGATTGCTGTCGACCGGTATGCGAATGCTCCTGCGATGCAGGTTGCGCACCGTAGTCATGTCGTTGATATGTTAGACGGTGCAGCGTTAAGAGAAGTGGTTGAGCTTGAGAAACCCGACCTGATCGTACCGGAGATCGAAGCAATAGCTACAGCAGAATTAGTGAAGCTGGAGCAAGAAGGATATCGGGTGGTGCCAACAGCGCGAGCGGTACACCTCACTATGAATCGCGAAGGGATTCGCCGTTTGGCTGCCGAAGAGTTGAAAGTGCCGACATCGCCATACCGTTTCGCGGGTAGTCGCGAAGAATATTTGGCCGCCGTAAAAGAAGTGGGTATGCCCTTGGTGGTTAAGCCGGTTATGAGTTCGTCTGGTAAAGGGCAGAGTACCGTTAAGGCCGAGAGTGATATCGAGCCTGCTTGGGACTACGCGCAAAGTGGCGGGAGAGCAGGGCGTGGCCGGGTTATCGTAGAAGGTTTTGTTGATTTCGATTACGAGATCACTTTATTAACGGTTAAGCACCGAGACGGAATATCGTTCTGTGATCCTATCGGTCATTTGCAGGAAGATGGCGATTACCGGGAATCCTGGCAACCCCATCCAATGTCGCCTAAGGCCTTTGAGCGTTCCGCGGAAATTGCACGGTCTGTCGTAAACGACCTGGGTGGGTATGGTATCTATGGTGTGGAGTTGTTCGTTAAAGGTGACGAGGTTTGGTTTTCCGAAGTGTCGCCCCGGCCCCACGATACCGGTTTGGTGACGCTGATGTCCCAGGATTTGTCAGAGTTTGCTCTGCATGCAAGAGCTATACTGGGTATGCCGATTCCTGCGATCCGGCAGAAAGGCCCGACCGCATCGGCGGTAATTCTCCCAGAAGGCGACTCGTCGGCCGTATCGTATAGCGGTTTGGATGAGGCGCTTAGTGAGCCGGACACTCAGTTGCGTCTATTCGGTAAGCCCGAGCTTAAAGGAAGGAGGCGTATGGGCGTGGCATTGGCGCACGGTTCTACTATTGAGGAAGCTAGGGCGAGAGCAGTTGCTGTAGTCGGGAAAATCAAAGTAGAGGCTTGAGCGGCGGTATTGAGGGTTTGGTAGAGGGTGGTTTGAAGAAATTTGATAAAGTTTCAGGTCACCCGTTGACACCCTCAGGGATGTCTGTAGAATGCGCATCTCGCTTGAGGGGCTAGCCACTAAACACGGTCAGCAACGAAGCGGTAACTGCTTGAAAAATTTGAAGAAAACGTTTTAAAGATTCTTCAAAAAGCGGTTGACAAGGTGGCGGTTCAGTGTAGAATGCGCCCCACGATTTAGCAGTAACGCCGGTGAGTTTTTCGGCCGTTTTCGAAGACGAAAGCAGCGGTTAAAATTAACGGTTGACAAGGTGATCAAGCGATGTATAATTCGCGGCCTTGATTGAGCAGCAGCTCAAACGCTCTTTAAAAAGTTGACCAAGTAATTCGTGTGGGCGCTGGCCGAGGTATTTCAGATGCGAAATATCAGGACAGTGACTCGTCGAAAATTGAGTTTTGTCTTGAGCAAGAATTAAGAATCTTCGGATTCTTGTATGATTTAAACTGAAGAGTTTGATCATGGCTCAGATTGAACGCTGGCGGCAGGCTTAACACATGCAAGTCGAGCGGAAACGATGATAGCTTGCTATCAGGCGTCGAGCGGCGGACGGGTGAGTAATGCTTAGGAATCTGCCCAGTAGTGGGGGACAACAGTCGGAAACGGCTGCTAATACCGCATACGCCCTACGGGGGAAAGCAGGGGATCTTCGGACCTTGCGCTATTGGATGAGCCTAAGTCGGATTAGCTAGTTGGTGAGGTAAAGGCTCACCAAGGCCACGATCCGTAGCTGGTTTGAGAGGATGATCAGCCACATCGGGACTGAGACACGGCCCGAACTCCTACGGGAGGCAGCAGTGGGGAATATTGGACAATGGGGGCAACCCTGATCCAGCCATGCCGCGTGTGTGAAGAAGGCTTTCGGGTTGTAAAGCACTTTCAGCGAGGAGGAAGGCTCTAAAGCTAATACCTTTAGGGATTGACGTTACTCGCAGAAGAAGCACCGGCTAACTCCGTGCCAGCAGCCGCGGTAATACGGAGGGTGCAAGCGTTAATCGGAATTACTGGGCGTAAAGCGCGCGTAGGTGGTTGAGTAAGCGAGATGTGAAAGCCCCGGGCTTAACCTGGGAACGGCATTTCGAACTGCTCGGCTAGAGTGTGGTAGAGGGTAGTGGAATTTCCTGTGTAGCGGTGAAATGCGTAGATATAGGAAGGAACACCAGTGGCGAAGGCGGCTACCTGGACCAACACTGACACTGAGGTGCGAAAGCGTGGGGAGCAAACAGGATTAGATACCCTGGTAGTCCACGCCGTAAACGATGTCAACTAGCCGTTGGGGATCTTGAATCCTTAGTGGCGCAGCTAACGCACTAAGTTGACCGCCTGGGGAGTACGGCCGCAAGGTTAAAACTCAAATGAATTGACGGGGGCCCGCACAAGCGGTGGAGCATGTGGTTTAATTCGACGCAACGCGAAGAACCTTACCTGGCCTTGACATGCAGAGAACTTTCCAGAGATGGATTGGTGCCTTCGGGAGCTCTGACACAGGTGCTGCATGGCCGTCGTCAGCTCGTGTCGTGAGATGTTGGGTTAAGTCCCGTAACGAGCGCAACCCCTATCCTTGGTTGCTAGCAGGTAATGCTGAGAACTCCAGGGAGACTGCCGGTGACAAACCGGAGGAAGGTGGGGATGACGTCAGGTCATCATGGCCCTTACGGCCAGGGCTACACACGTGCTACAATGGCGTATACAGAGGGCTGCCAACTCGCGAGAGTGAGCCAATCCCTTAAAGTGCGTCGTAGTCCGGATCGCAGTCTGCAACTCGACTGCGTGAAGTCGGAATCGCTAGTAATCGCGAATCAGAATGTCGCGGTGAATACGTTCCCGGGCCTTGTACACACCGCCCGTCACACCATGGGAGTGGATTGCACCAGAAGTAGTTAGTCTAACCTTCGGGAGGACGATTACCACGGTGTGGTTCATGACTGGGGTGAAGTCGTAACAAGGTAGCCCTAGGGGAACCTGGGGCTGGATCACCTCCTTAAACGAAGCTGAATGCTTCGGTCAGAGTCCACACGAATTACTTGGTTAGCGAATAAAGAGAGCAATTGGGTCTTTCAGGCCCGACTTGGCTTGTTATTGCAACAAGCAAAACCGGGTCTGTAGCTCAGGTGGTTAGAGCGCACCCCTGATAAGGGTGAGGTCGGTGGTTCAAGTCCACCCAGACCCACCAAAATCGCTCAGCTCAGCGTTATCGAATGACTTGCGTAGCAGGCTACGCGGCGCCATCCGATGCCTCGATCTGAACGATTTAGTTTTACTCACATAGAGTGAAACGACAATAGCTTAAATGGGGCTATAGCTCAGCTGGGAGAGCGCCTGCCTTGCACGCAGGAGGTCGGCAGTTCGATCCTGCCTAGCTCCACCAAAATTTTACTGACTAACTTCGGTTAGCAGTGTACAGAAACAAGTGTTTCGATCTAATGACAACGGTCATTCGTCGAAGTCCTTCTTTCTGATCACTGGGTCAGATTTGCTCTTTAACAAATTGGACGAGATAGAACACGAATATTCTTCTCTCATTATCTCCGAGAGAAAATATTCAAAGTGATAACGATTTCAAGCGTTATCCGGTGTTGTCGTTGAAGTGGTTGTTATATCGCTTCAAGTGACTGTCTCTTTTTAACTTGCATCAGGCTTGCCTGGTTCAAGTCTGA is part of the Marinobacter sp. JH2 genome and encodes:
- a CDS encoding NGG1p interacting factor NIF3, whose translation is MFKLCYFVPESHLEATKQAVFNAGAGKIGDYDQCAWQCKGQGQFCPLEGSDPFLGQKGELEVVTEFKVELVCAEEKIQGGIEALKQAHPYEEPAYEVLRLELF
- a CDS encoding NUDIX hydrolase is translated as MKYCSTCGQQVEQKIPAGDNRYRYVCVSCETIHYQNPRIIAGTVPVWDGKILLCRRAIEPRYGYWTLPAGFMENAETTIEAAARETLEEALANVTIDGLYSIIDVPHINQVHMFYRATLLDGTFGAGEESLETRLFAANEIPWDEISFPTVKRTLELFLSEMSSGNYGLHVTDIRPPSTKRVNQNSSSRSTS
- a CDS encoding CoA pyrophosphatase, with the translated sequence MQELLQEKLLNYAPRQLTLDYPEAGILVPITDNVSHPEMVFTLRSANLKTHRGQVAYPGGKRDPEDSSLVATALRETHEEIGLPPDRVNVIAPLSQVVSLHRILVTPYVGVVPEEHSYEPNPDEIESIFRVPIEFFLEDKRERTDALGFQNSTLYVPCYKWERFQIWGLSAIVLVDFLNTVYDAGIDILEPPR
- a CDS encoding gamma carbonic anhydrase family protein: MFYSLDDRTPEYCGGGQYVADNATVIGSVKLMEKSSVWFNVVIRGDNELITIGPESNVQDGSVLHTDPGIPLTLGRGVTVGHKAMLHGCEIGDYSLVGINAVVLNGAKIGKHCLIGANTLIPEGMEIPDGSMVVGSPGKIRRELTDNQKKMLEMSALHYVHNAQRYLAKLKEVDLQS
- a CDS encoding DUF1289 domain-containing protein, which gives rise to MKVRDKVRSPCVSVCALNDDDVCIGCQRTGDEILRWTSMTDDERRQVLKNVAEREEKFQI
- the purT gene encoding formate-dependent phosphoribosylglycinamide formyltransferase; this translates as MTVTDDVVRIGTPLTPNATRVLFCGSGELGKEVVIELQRFGVEVIAVDRYANAPAMQVAHRSHVVDMLDGAALREVVELEKPDLIVPEIEAIATAELVKLEQEGYRVVPTARAVHLTMNREGIRRLAAEELKVPTSPYRFAGSREEYLAAVKEVGMPLVVKPVMSSSGKGQSTVKAESDIEPAWDYAQSGGRAGRGRVIVEGFVDFDYEITLLTVKHRDGISFCDPIGHLQEDGDYRESWQPHPMSPKAFERSAEIARSVVNDLGGYGIYGVELFVKGDEVWFSEVSPRPHDTGLVTLMSQDLSEFALHARAILGMPIPAIRQKGPTASAVILPEGDSSAVSYSGLDEALSEPDTQLRLFGKPELKGRRRMGVALAHGSTIEEARARAVAVVGKIKVEA